From the genome of Sphingobacterium kitahiroshimense, one region includes:
- the eboE gene encoding metabolite traffic protein EboE, whose product MKVNTGHLTYCTNIHPGKNWNDDFTALKDNFSFIKESVSPGQPLGIGLRLSNVSSLELSEQGNIAEFKHWLKENNAYVFTMNGFPYGEFHRTVVKEDVHTPDWTTEARKDYTIRLFTILQSLLPEGMVGGISTSPLSYRHWFKTTIDFTEAKNAATINIVAVIKALVTIANATGTVMHLDLEPEPDGIIETGREFIDWYTDDLLPTAISDLVDSFGITAIEAEALTKRHLCLCYDVCHFAIGYEDHADVLKELKEKGIAVGKIQISAALKANMDQSPDQRIAIKESFQKFNEPTYLHQVVALKRDGKLIRYTDLTPAIADFEHQDVMQWRAHFHVPISVRDIGVLQSTQQDIIEVLNLQKVAPFTEHLEVETYTWEVLPEQLKIPIAASISNELEWVIKTNV is encoded by the coding sequence ATGAAAGTTAATACAGGACATCTAACCTATTGCACCAATATTCATCCAGGGAAAAATTGGAATGATGATTTTACAGCTCTAAAAGATAATTTTTCTTTTATCAAAGAATCAGTTTCGCCTGGCCAGCCATTGGGAATAGGATTGAGATTATCAAATGTATCGAGTTTAGAACTTAGCGAGCAGGGTAATATAGCGGAATTTAAACATTGGTTAAAAGAAAATAATGCTTATGTTTTTACAATGAATGGATTTCCTTATGGAGAATTTCATCGTACTGTTGTCAAAGAAGATGTACATACCCCTGACTGGACTACCGAAGCACGTAAAGATTATACAATCAGACTTTTCACTATTCTTCAATCCTTATTACCAGAAGGAATGGTCGGTGGAATTTCGACATCGCCGCTTAGTTATAGACACTGGTTCAAAACGACTATTGATTTTACGGAAGCCAAAAATGCTGCCACGATAAATATAGTTGCTGTAATAAAAGCATTAGTTACAATAGCAAATGCAACAGGTACGGTTATGCACCTTGACTTGGAACCAGAACCTGATGGAATCATTGAAACTGGACGAGAATTTATAGATTGGTATACAGACGATCTGCTTCCAACTGCTATTTCAGATCTTGTAGATTCATTTGGAATTACCGCTATCGAAGCTGAAGCTCTTACCAAGAGACATCTTTGCCTTTGTTATGACGTATGCCATTTTGCAATTGGCTATGAAGATCACGCCGATGTATTAAAAGAACTTAAGGAGAAAGGTATTGCAGTAGGGAAGATACAGATATCTGCTGCTTTGAAAGCAAATATGGATCAGTCCCCTGATCAGCGTATAGCTATTAAAGAAAGTTTTCAAAAATTCAACGAACCGACATATCTACATCAGGTAGTGGCCTTAAAAAGAGATGGCAAGCTTATTCGTTATACAGATCTAACACCAGCCATAGCAGATTTTGAGCACCAGGATGTGATGCAGTGGCGCGCACATTTTCATGTTCCTATATCTGTTCGGGATATTGGAGTCTTGCAATCAACGCAACAAGATATTATAGAAGTGTTGAATCTCCAAAAAGTTGCCCCTTTTACCGAACATTTGGAAGTGGAAACCTATACTTGGGAAGTATTGCCCGAACAGTTAAAGATACCAATAGCTGCATCTATCAGTAATGAACTGGAGTGGGTAATTAAAACAAATGTATAA
- a CDS encoding TatD family hydrolase, which translates to MCCNENFQERNLGERNQSTLDLDDISGMKFFDPHIHMTSRTTDDYQAMVDAGIVAIIEPAFWLGQPRTGIDSFTDYYSSLIGWERFRSSQFGIKHYCTIGLNSREANNEQLAEQVMELLPQFIFKEGVVGIGEIGFDDQTAAEEKYFRLQLELAKEAGLPVQIHTPHRDKKKGTQRSMDIAIEHGLSPYSVIIDHNNEETVKEVLDRGFWAAFTIYPFTKMGNERMVEVVKQYGSERIMINSAADWGISDPLAVPKTAALMKQSGISLDDIELVSYRNAITAFGQSGQIDERDFVTIKNIDQSQKFESNSILRGGQQPRIDKNSIIIT; encoded by the coding sequence ATGTGCTGTAATGAAAATTTCCAAGAAAGAAATTTAGGCGAAAGAAACCAAAGTACTCTTGATTTAGATGATATTAGTGGAATGAAGTTTTTTGACCCTCATATTCACATGACTTCACGAACTACCGATGATTACCAAGCAATGGTTGATGCCGGGATTGTGGCAATTATTGAACCTGCTTTTTGGTTAGGACAACCTCGAACAGGGATCGATAGTTTTACGGATTACTACAGTAGCTTAATTGGATGGGAAAGATTTAGATCTTCTCAGTTTGGTATTAAGCATTACTGTACTATAGGATTAAATTCACGTGAGGCGAACAATGAGCAATTAGCCGAGCAGGTGATGGAATTACTGCCTCAGTTTATTTTCAAGGAAGGTGTGGTCGGTATTGGTGAAATTGGTTTTGATGATCAGACTGCTGCCGAAGAAAAATATTTCCGGTTACAGCTGGAGCTTGCTAAAGAAGCTGGACTTCCCGTACAGATTCATACACCACATAGAGACAAGAAAAAAGGCACGCAACGAAGCATGGATATTGCTATTGAACATGGACTTTCTCCGTATTCAGTGATTATAGATCATAATAATGAAGAAACGGTTAAAGAAGTCTTAGATCGAGGGTTTTGGGCAGCTTTTACGATTTATCCTTTTACGAAAATGGGAAATGAACGTATGGTTGAGGTTGTTAAACAATATGGTTCTGAAAGAATTATGATTAATTCAGCTGCCGATTGGGGAATTTCTGATCCGCTCGCTGTTCCTAAAACGGCAGCTCTGATGAAACAATCAGGTATTAGTTTAGATGATATTGAATTGGTGAGTTACCGGAATGCAATTACCGCTTTTGGTCAAAGTGGACAGATAGACGAACGTGATTTTGTAACTATAAAAAATATTGATCAGTCTCAAAAATTTGAAAGTAATTCTATTTTGCGTGGTGGTCAACAACCAAGGATAGATAAGAATTCGATCATTATTACTTAA
- a CDS encoding TIGR00730 family Rossman fold protein — protein MMRKIKSIVVFCASSLGKENIYEEQAAHVGHVFAKKGICLVYGGGRVGLMGAVANGALEKGGEVIGVIPEFLNSKEREHTGVTKLITVDTMHDRKRIMHDYSDGVIALPGGFGTLEELFEMVTWGQLGLHKKPVGILNTNGYYDHLLLFIDHMTAEGLLKEENKSMLLFGNTIEELLEKMERYEAPKVTKWIEKDEI, from the coding sequence ATGATGCGAAAAATTAAAAGTATCGTTGTTTTTTGTGCTTCTAGTTTAGGTAAAGAAAATATCTATGAGGAGCAAGCTGCTCATGTCGGGCATGTATTTGCGAAAAAAGGTATTTGTCTAGTATATGGTGGTGGACGAGTTGGATTGATGGGGGCAGTTGCCAATGGTGCATTAGAAAAAGGAGGCGAAGTGATAGGTGTCATTCCTGAGTTTCTCAATTCCAAGGAAAGAGAGCATACAGGGGTTACAAAGTTAATTACAGTAGATACCATGCATGATCGCAAGCGAATCATGCACGATTATTCAGATGGAGTCATTGCATTGCCAGGGGGCTTTGGAACACTCGAAGAGCTATTTGAAATGGTGACTTGGGGTCAGCTGGGGTTGCATAAAAAACCAGTTGGAATTCTCAATACGAATGGTTATTATGATCACCTCCTGCTATTTATTGATCACATGACGGCAGAAGGTTTATTGAAAGAAGAGAATAAGTCCATGCTTCTTTTTGGAAATACCATTGAAGAGTTATTAGAAAAAATGGAACGGTACGAAGCACCCAAGGTTACTAAATGGATAGAAAAAGATGAAATTTAA
- a CDS encoding EboA domain-containing protein — protein sequence MIDLKKKKQLSDIFQKIIQQNLKLDAWSWLDNKVELIKNEEKTLQLNLSFSQLPRKLGKENIVVQSEDVFDLKQLLPGFSLEAWTIDRLCRVWLLMQLPDQNKEQYLKKIKTLFIASEMNELIALYSALPFLSHTEEWVGKCEEGIRSNIGTVLEAIMYHNPYPSVMLSEGAWNQMILKAFFTEKDVKKITGLKERVNQALANTLNDYVQERLAAHRTVHPEIYQLIELGK from the coding sequence GTGATTGATTTAAAAAAGAAAAAACAGCTAAGTGATATATTTCAAAAAATTATCCAACAAAACCTAAAATTAGATGCATGGTCTTGGTTGGACAATAAAGTGGAATTGATTAAAAATGAAGAAAAAACACTTCAATTAAATTTGAGTTTTTCCCAGCTCCCAAGAAAGCTTGGAAAAGAAAATATTGTTGTCCAATCCGAAGATGTTTTTGATCTAAAACAATTATTACCTGGCTTTTCTTTGGAAGCATGGACCATTGACCGATTATGTAGAGTATGGTTGTTGATGCAGTTACCTGATCAGAACAAGGAACAATATCTGAAAAAAATCAAGACTTTATTTATTGCTTCAGAAATGAATGAACTGATTGCATTATACTCCGCTTTACCTTTCTTGAGCCATACCGAAGAATGGGTCGGTAAATGTGAAGAAGGAATCCGTAGTAATATAGGTACTGTATTGGAAGCAATTATGTATCATAATCCTTATCCATCAGTTATGCTTTCAGAAGGAGCATGGAATCAAATGATTTTGAAAGCATTTTTTACAGAGAAAGATGTTAAAAAAATTACTGGATTAAAAGAGCGCGTTAATCAGGCTTTAGCGAATACCTTGAACGATTATGTACAGGAACGCTTGGCAGCCCATAGAACTGTTCATCCAGAAATCTACCAATTAATAGAATTAGGAAAATAA
- the eboC gene encoding UbiA-like protein EboC (EboC, a homolog the polyprenyltransferase UbiA, belongs to system of proteins involved in the trafficking of precursor metabolites to an extracytoplasmic compartment so that the biosynthesis of certain natural products, such as scytonemin, can be completed.) translates to MRPANVVTAVADALAGIAISGYLLTEGWNSPVPIILLCISTIGLYSGGIIFNDVFDADLDRIERPERPIPSGLISEKEATVFGSLFFLVGLIAAYFVGNITVILAIAIILACLVYNRWAKHHSFLGPLNMGLCRGLNLLLGVSIISTEVSQWWFLAIVPIIYIASITMISRGEVHGGSKKMLYFAAVLYAVVIASILFFAQTKGDIIITLLFIIPFAWMIFKPLLRAINNPIGPNIGKAVKAGVIALILMNAAWASVFADWKIALVIIFLLPLSIILSKAFAVT, encoded by the coding sequence ATGAGACCAGCAAATGTCGTTACTGCAGTAGCCGACGCACTCGCTGGTATAGCAATATCCGGATATTTATTAACCGAAGGATGGAATTCTCCAGTACCTATTATTTTACTTTGCATTTCAACAATAGGGCTGTATAGTGGTGGAATTATTTTTAACGATGTTTTTGATGCAGATCTGGATAGAATAGAACGACCTGAGCGACCCATACCTAGTGGATTGATCAGCGAAAAAGAGGCCACAGTATTTGGATCTTTATTCTTCTTAGTTGGACTAATAGCAGCCTATTTCGTAGGAAATATCACAGTAATATTAGCCATAGCGATTATTTTAGCTTGTCTTGTCTACAACAGATGGGCAAAACATCATTCATTTTTAGGTCCGCTTAATATGGGACTTTGCCGTGGCCTAAACCTCTTGTTGGGAGTTAGTATTATAAGTACAGAGGTAAGTCAATGGTGGTTCTTGGCTATTGTACCTATTATCTACATCGCTTCTATTACAATGATTAGTCGGGGAGAAGTACATGGAGGAAGTAAAAAAATGCTTTATTTTGCCGCTGTTCTTTATGCAGTTGTTATCGCTAGCATTTTATTTTTTGCACAAACAAAGGGGGATATTATTATTACTCTTTTGTTTATCATTCCGTTCGCTTGGATGATTTTTAAACCCCTATTAAGAGCTATAAATAATCCGATAGGCCCCAATATAGGTAAAGCCGTTAAAGCAGGAGTGATTGCATTGATCCTCATGAATGCTGCATGGGCAAGTGTATTTGCAGATTGGAAAATTGCACTTGTCATTATTTTTTTATTACCATTATCTATTATACTGAGTAAAGCATTCGCAGTTACTTAA
- the mnmE gene encoding tRNA uridine-5-carboxymethylaminomethyl(34) synthesis GTPase MnmE translates to MSEHAILEQETIVALATASGNGAIAVIRLSGKDAIEITNQVFRGKNLLKQASHTLHFGTVRDGEEIIDEVLVSLFVGPNSYTKENVVEISTHNSKYIIERVMSLLIKKGARAAKAGEFTLRAFLNGGMDLSQAEAVADLIASNSAASHQIAMQQMRGGFSNQLKKLRDDLIHFASLIELELDFSEEDVEFANRDQLKSLIKQINQVVSKLISSFEQGNVLKNGVPVVIAGKPNVGKSTLLNALLNEERAIVSDIAGTTRDTIEDEINIKGITFRFIDTAGIRETIDVIEAKGVERTREKMKQARLIIYLFDPTQDEVVDIEEQIAEVAVLNIPFVTIINKADLLTVEQKKQYEVLKPLYISAKEQIGVEELKDELLNQVNLSNLNTDDVLVTNIRHVEALQHTRTSLERVLNGIDNPVTSDFLAMDIRQSLYHLGEITGSVSTDDLLDNIFSKFCIGK, encoded by the coding sequence ATGTCTGAACACGCTATTTTGGAACAAGAAACAATTGTGGCATTAGCCACAGCAAGTGGTAATGGTGCTATCGCTGTAATACGTCTTTCTGGTAAAGATGCTATTGAAATAACCAACCAGGTATTTCGGGGTAAGAATTTGCTCAAGCAAGCTTCACATACGCTTCATTTCGGTACAGTACGAGATGGAGAAGAAATCATTGATGAGGTATTGGTCTCACTATTTGTAGGTCCTAATTCTTATACTAAAGAAAATGTAGTTGAGATCTCCACCCACAATTCTAAGTATATAATTGAACGTGTGATGAGTTTGCTTATTAAAAAAGGAGCACGAGCAGCTAAAGCAGGGGAATTCACATTACGTGCTTTTTTAAATGGGGGAATGGACCTTTCTCAAGCAGAAGCTGTTGCTGATTTGATTGCTTCAAATTCTGCCGCTTCCCATCAAATTGCGATGCAACAGATGAGAGGCGGATTTTCCAATCAGTTGAAAAAATTGAGAGATGATTTGATCCACTTTGCATCACTAATAGAATTAGAACTCGACTTTTCAGAAGAAGATGTAGAATTTGCAAACCGCGATCAATTGAAAAGTTTAATTAAACAAATTAATCAAGTGGTGAGTAAGTTGATTTCTTCATTTGAACAAGGTAATGTCTTGAAAAATGGTGTTCCAGTCGTAATTGCAGGTAAACCTAATGTCGGAAAATCTACATTGTTGAATGCTTTATTGAATGAGGAGCGCGCCATTGTATCGGACATTGCGGGTACCACAAGAGATACGATTGAAGATGAAATAAATATCAAAGGAATTACTTTCCGATTTATTGATACTGCCGGTATTCGTGAAACTATCGATGTTATCGAGGCTAAAGGAGTAGAGCGTACAAGAGAAAAAATGAAGCAGGCACGTTTAATCATTTATTTATTTGATCCTACACAAGACGAGGTGGTAGATATTGAGGAGCAGATTGCAGAAGTTGCAGTGTTGAACATACCTTTTGTTACAATTATTAATAAAGCTGACTTGCTTACAGTAGAGCAGAAAAAGCAGTATGAGGTTTTAAAACCGCTATACATATCTGCAAAAGAACAAATAGGGGTAGAAGAGCTAAAAGATGAACTATTAAATCAAGTAAATCTATCTAACTTAAATACTGACGATGTCTTAGTAACCAATATCCGTCACGTAGAAGCTCTTCAGCATACACGAACATCCTTGGAACGCGTACTCAACGGAATTGACAACCCGGTTACATCTGATTTCTTAGCCATGGATATACGTCAATCATTATATCATTTAGGCGAAATTACAGGTTCTGTTTCAACCGATGATTTGTTGGATAATATATTTTCTAAATTCTGTATCGGAAAATAA
- a CDS encoding 3-dehydroquinate synthase produces the protein MSFLEQSFSVKFEYKIHFTKSLFHTDNPTFTDFFKSNPTDVLRKIFFVLDQGVADAHPDLVSAIRTYFDHQQEVQLISEILIIQGGEASKNDTGLFDRLVEAVDQYGIDRHSYIAAIGGGAVLDLVGYAAAVSHRGIKHIRIPTTVLSQNDSGIGVKNGINYKGKKNFLGTFAPPAAVFNDDQFLLTLTDRDWRSGISEAVKVALIKDPTFFYWIEDNAAKLVSRDLETMDYLIVRCAELHLNHIASADPFEMGSARPLDFGHWSAHKLEQLSNFSVLHGEAVAMGIALDSTYSFLSGLLTEDKLLRILNVLLHLSFDISNPFIQINDEESPILRGLTEFQEHLGGKLTITLLTDLGTGKEVHHMDHQLLIAASNYVLNFTSTTAGLDH, from the coding sequence ATGAGTTTTTTAGAACAGTCATTTAGTGTGAAATTTGAATATAAAATACATTTTACTAAATCGTTATTTCACACCGATAACCCTACTTTTACAGATTTTTTTAAAAGCAATCCTACAGATGTATTGCGTAAGATTTTTTTCGTCCTAGATCAGGGAGTTGCTGATGCACACCCAGATCTGGTTTCAGCGATCAGAACCTATTTCGATCATCAGCAAGAAGTACAGCTGATTTCTGAAATTTTGATTATACAAGGAGGAGAAGCCTCAAAAAATGATACAGGTCTATTCGATCGTTTGGTTGAAGCAGTAGATCAATATGGAATAGACCGACATTCTTACATTGCCGCGATCGGTGGTGGTGCCGTGCTTGATCTTGTCGGTTACGCAGCCGCAGTGTCACATCGTGGAATTAAACACATTCGTATACCAACGACTGTACTCTCGCAAAATGACTCTGGGATTGGTGTTAAGAACGGTATAAATTATAAGGGTAAGAAAAATTTTTTAGGCACTTTTGCTCCCCCCGCGGCTGTGTTTAATGATGATCAGTTTTTGTTAACATTAACGGATAGAGATTGGCGGTCCGGAATATCTGAAGCAGTTAAAGTTGCTTTAATCAAAGATCCTACATTCTTTTATTGGATCGAAGATAATGCAGCGAAACTGGTGAGTCGTGATTTAGAGACCATGGATTACTTAATTGTACGTTGTGCCGAATTGCATTTAAACCATATCGCATCAGCCGATCCATTCGAGATGGGATCGGCGAGACCATTAGATTTCGGTCATTGGAGTGCACATAAATTAGAACAATTGAGTAATTTCAGTGTGCTGCATGGGGAGGCTGTAGCCATGGGAATAGCTTTGGATAGCACGTATTCTTTCTTAAGTGGATTGTTAACAGAAGATAAGCTTTTGCGCATATTGAATGTGCTGCTTCATTTATCATTTGATATTTCTAATCCATTTATTCAGATCAATGATGAAGAATCACCAATACTTCGCGGTTTAACTGAATTCCAGGAACATCTTGGCGGTAAATTGACCATTACATTATTGACGGATCTCGGAACAGGTAAGGAAGTTCACCACATGGATCACCAGTTATTGATAGCGGCAAGTAACTATGTCTTAAATTTTACCAGCACGACAGCTGGTTTGGATCATTAA
- a CDS encoding LTA synthase family protein → MIKLKGSFAPYLGLLIRFLILLLIYAFLRLGFYGINYALFPHVNSAQLLYMLWGGVKFDIVALLYLNILYLLMQIIPAPFKYNTLYQKIAKWIFIITNSIGIALNLVDFAYYPFTLKRTTGTVFDQFANEKNLGSLAIDFCLDYWYLFILFAILIYALIKLYDLVQVQRPLLFRWPTYSIQSACFLIAIFLFIGGVRGGWAHSTRPITLSNAGDYVTNPEEMNIVLNTPFSLMKTLKAVNLKPIHTYTEQELTTIYNPVHYPQSKEPFKKMNVVFLILESFAKEHFGELNKDIQGGQYKGYTPFLDSLIREGYTFEHTYANGRKSIDALPSVITGIPSVGEPFVLSVYSGNKTTSIANLLANKGYETAFFHGAPNGSMGFSAYMKLAGIQHYYGKNEYNNDADFDGIWGIWDEPFMQYMANEINTFKQPFFASFFSLSSHHPFKVPSKYEGVFPKGPLPVQEPIGYTDNALRQFFRTASSMSWYKNTLFVICADHATVSALPEYQTAANSYAIPIILYHPGGDLKGRSDKLAQQIDIMPTVLNYLNYDKPYFAFGFDALNPTKENFVVNNNSGIFNFYYKDYLLINDGIKNISLHNLKEDRLMKHDLLKQPPLVLDTMETKFKAFEQQYNNRMIENKLIYDGK, encoded by the coding sequence ATGATAAAGTTGAAAGGTTCATTTGCACCATATCTCGGTTTGCTGATTAGATTTCTCATACTGTTGTTAATTTATGCTTTTTTAAGACTGGGTTTTTATGGGATTAATTATGCTCTTTTTCCCCATGTAAATAGTGCTCAATTATTGTATATGTTATGGGGTGGGGTTAAATTTGATATCGTAGCACTACTATATTTAAATATACTCTATTTATTGATGCAGATTATTCCTGCACCATTCAAGTATAATACCTTATATCAAAAAATAGCAAAGTGGATTTTTATTATTACCAATTCAATCGGAATCGCTTTAAATTTAGTTGATTTTGCTTATTATCCATTTACCTTGAAACGAACTACAGGGACGGTATTTGATCAGTTTGCAAATGAAAAAAATTTAGGTTCCTTGGCTATAGATTTTTGCCTTGACTACTGGTATCTTTTTATACTATTTGCGATATTGATTTATGCTTTAATTAAGCTATATGATCTCGTACAAGTGCAGCGTCCACTACTGTTTAGATGGCCTACATATAGCATTCAATCGGCTTGTTTTTTAATTGCTATTTTTCTGTTTATTGGAGGTGTTCGTGGAGGATGGGCGCATAGTACAAGGCCTATTACATTAAGTAATGCAGGAGATTATGTAACGAATCCCGAAGAGATGAATATTGTATTAAATACCCCTTTTAGTTTAATGAAGACGTTAAAAGCGGTTAATTTAAAACCTATTCATACGTATACAGAACAAGAGCTGACTACAATTTATAATCCTGTTCATTATCCTCAAAGTAAGGAGCCTTTTAAAAAAATGAATGTTGTCTTTCTAATTTTGGAAAGCTTTGCAAAAGAACATTTTGGAGAGTTAAATAAAGATATTCAAGGCGGACAGTATAAAGGATATACACCATTTTTGGATTCTTTAATCCGGGAAGGATATACTTTTGAACATACCTATGCTAACGGACGTAAATCAATTGATGCATTGCCTTCTGTTATAACAGGAATACCATCTGTAGGTGAACCATTTGTATTGTCGGTATATTCAGGTAATAAAACGACCAGTATTGCTAATTTGTTAGCAAATAAAGGTTATGAAACAGCATTTTTTCACGGTGCTCCAAATGGAAGTATGGGATTTTCTGCATATATGAAGTTAGCCGGTATTCAACATTATTATGGTAAAAACGAATACAATAACGATGCAGACTTTGACGGTATCTGGGGCATATGGGACGAACCGTTTATGCAATATATGGCTAATGAAATTAACACCTTTAAACAGCCATTTTTTGCAAGCTTCTTTTCGCTTTCTTCTCACCACCCTTTTAAAGTACCCTCAAAATATGAAGGAGTTTTTCCAAAGGGACCTTTACCTGTTCAAGAACCTATAGGTTATACTGATAATGCACTGCGTCAATTTTTTAGAACTGCATCTTCTATGTCTTGGTATAAAAACACCTTGTTTGTTATCTGTGCAGATCATGCAACGGTAAGTGCATTGCCAGAATACCAGACTGCGGCCAATAGTTATGCGATTCCTATTATCCTTTACCATCCAGGAGGAGATTTAAAAGGTAGAAGTGATAAATTGGCGCAACAGATAGATATCATGCCTACAGTATTAAATTATTTGAATTATGATAAACCATATTTTGCATTTGGTTTCGATGCATTAAATCCAACAAAGGAAAATTTTGTAGTCAACAATAATTCAGGAATATTTAATTTTTATTACAAAGATTATTTGCTGATCAACGATGGAATAAAAAATATTTCCCTCCACAATCTAAAAGAAGATAGGTTGATGAAACATGATTTATTGAAACAACCACCCCTAGTGCTAGATACCATGGAAACAAAATTTAAAGCTTTTGAACAGCAATATAATAACCGAATGATCGAAAATAAATTAATTTACGACGGTAAATAA
- a CDS encoding esterase: MKITSILYLLLLGPLIGKAQENLDFSGNKTIVSPEINGKQITFRLLAPEAKTVKLQGNWMQTDDLNSGIKDSRGVWSFTNQDLKPDIYTYSFIVDGVKATDPNNAYQVRDVSSVMSMFIVNGSESSNYTVQNVPHGTVAKRWYTSRGLKEDRRLTVYTPPGYEASKEKYPVLYLLHGMGGDEEAWMTLGRASQILDNLIAQGKAKPMIVIMPNGHTSNAAAPGESSKGFYKIDMVTPDIFTGDMEANFNEIIAFTEQNYRVKADAKNRAIAGLSMGGFHSLYISANQPKTFDYIGLFSPAILPPENKKSPIYENLDAKLQVQKNNAYRLYWIAIGKTDFLYKHVAGFRDKLDKMNFSYQYVESEGGHTWSNWRKYLNDFVPQLFK, translated from the coding sequence ATGAAGATCACATCCATTTTATATTTATTGCTATTGGGGCCCCTAATTGGCAAAGCCCAAGAAAATCTCGATTTTAGTGGCAATAAGACCATTGTTTCTCCCGAGATTAACGGAAAACAGATAACCTTCAGACTTTTGGCTCCAGAAGCGAAGACTGTAAAGTTACAGGGAAATTGGATGCAAACTGATGACTTGAATTCTGGAATTAAAGATTCAAGGGGAGTATGGTCGTTTACAAATCAAGATCTGAAACCCGATATTTATACCTATTCTTTTATTGTGGATGGAGTTAAAGCTACTGATCCCAATAACGCTTATCAGGTTCGGGATGTGAGTTCTGTCATGAGCATGTTTATCGTAAATGGATCAGAATCATCCAATTATACTGTTCAAAATGTCCCTCATGGTACTGTTGCTAAAAGATGGTATACTTCAAGAGGGCTAAAAGAAGATCGTAGATTAACCGTTTATACACCTCCCGGTTATGAGGCTTCAAAAGAAAAATATCCTGTCCTTTATCTTTTGCATGGGATGGGGGGGGACGAAGAAGCTTGGATGACCTTAGGGAGAGCTTCACAAATTTTAGATAATCTAATAGCGCAAGGAAAAGCAAAGCCGATGATCGTCATTATGCCTAATGGTCACACGAGTAATGCGGCTGCACCAGGGGAGTCTTCTAAGGGTTTTTATAAAATTGATATGGTAACTCCAGATATTTTTACAGGAGATATGGAAGCTAATTTTAATGAAATCATAGCTTTTACAGAACAGAATTATCGGGTGAAAGCTGATGCGAAAAATCGAGCTATTGCTGGACTTTCAATGGGAGGTTTTCATTCCTTGTATATTTCAGCTAACCAACCTAAAACTTTTGATTATATTGGATTATTTTCTCCTGCAATTCTTCCTCCAGAAAATAAGAAAAGTCCAATTTACGAAAATCTTGATGCCAAGCTTCAGGTTCAAAAAAACAACGCTTACCGCTTGTACTGGATTGCCATTGGGAAAACGGATTTTTTATACAAGCATGTTGCCGGCTTCAGGGATAAACTCGATAAGATGAATTTTAGCTATCAATATGTCGAATCAGAAGGCGGTCATACCTGGAGCAACTGGAGGAAATATCTCAATGATTTTGTTCCTCAATTGTTTAAATAA
- a CDS encoding transmembrane 220 family protein, with the protein MALIILNIIFCIAFIGFAYVNLNDKDSWLWIPIYMLASICCGLAVFNFYYPFIYLGAIVFYLVYAVILFFAKDGVRDWLMKYRRPSIVESMQATKPYIEKTREFFGLLIVSGALAINYFVAVNL; encoded by the coding sequence ATGGCGCTAATTATTTTAAATATTATTTTTTGCATTGCTTTTATAGGATTTGCCTATGTAAATCTCAACGATAAAGATTCCTGGCTGTGGATTCCAATTTATATGCTGGCCTCTATTTGTTGCGGACTAGCCGTGTTTAATTTCTACTATCCATTTATATACCTTGGTGCTATTGTATTTTATCTAGTTTATGCAGTTATACTTTTTTTTGCAAAAGATGGCGTTCGCGATTGGTTGATGAAATATCGTAGACCAAGTATTGTGGAAAGTATGCAAGCAACGAAGCCATATATTGAGAAGACAAGAGAGTTTTTTGGTCTTCTGATTGTTAGTGGCGCATTAGCTATAAATTATTTTGTTGCTGTTAATTTATAA